The Deltaproteobacteria bacterium genome segment CTCCGGAGCCCGGCGAACTGTTCCGGCGTCGTGACGCCGCCCACCATCACCGTCGCGCCCGCGCCCGCAACGGCCACAAGCCGCGCCTGAAGCGGTGTGCCGTCCTGCGCGGCCCCCGATGCATCGGCGTAGTGGGCTTCCCCGGCGGCGAGCTTCGCGCTGGCTGGGCCCGCGAGCGGTCCGAACCGGCCGCCCGTGTTCGAAAGCGCGCCGGACATTTCGCGCCCTGCGTCAGCCGCCGACCGGGCGCGGCTCATCCAGACGAACAGGAGTCCCGGCTCCGTGTCGCTGCCAAGGAGAAGCCCGTCATCGGTTTCGCGGTAGTTCCAGCCCGACGGGATCGTGATCTCCGCCCCTTCGGATTCGGCACGGTAGGGCTTTCCTTTGGCGGCAGGCCCCGCCGGATCGAACGCCGCCGGACCGGCTGCCTGCACGGGCAGGACGGCAAGAAGAAATACTGCGGGCAACGCGGGTGCAAATCTCATATGATCCGGCGGCTTTCTTTATTTCTCGAGGATTTCACTGCCGAGCCTGAATGGACGGGGCTGGCGGTGGCAAGAGGTCGCAAGGCGAGCCGAAACCATGAACCCGCCCGAAACATCCGGCGCCAGGCAAGGCACTCCCCGCATCCGCATCGTGGATTCGGTCGCCGGCATCGAGGCGGCCCGCTGGGACCGGTGCGTGGACGAGGCCAATCCGTTTCTGGAGCACGGGTTCCTTCTGGCTCTTGAGGAGTCGCGCTCGGTGGGCCCCGGCACGGGGTGGCTGCCCCGGCACCTCACGTTGTGGGACGGAGACGAGCTGATGGGCGCCGTACCCTGCTACCTGCGCGACGACTCCTGGGGCGAGTTCATCTTCGATTTCCAGTGGGCCGGTGCGTACGAGCGGTGGGGCCTGCCCTACTATCCCAAGCTCACGGCGGCCGCGCCGTTCACCCCCGCCACCGGCGGGCGGCTGCTGGTAAATCCCGGCTACCGGTTCGAGGAGGCCTCCGGAATGCTGCTGGACGGCCTTGTCCAGCTGACGGCGGAAACCGGAGCGTCGTCGGCGCACATCCTGTTCCTCACGGCCCGCGAGCAGCAGGCCGCCGCCGCCCACGGATTTCTTTCCCGCCTCAGCTACCAGTTCCACTGGGAGAACCCCGGCTACCGGACCTTCGATGACTACCTCGGTGAGCTCCGCTCCCAGAAACGCAAGCACATCCGCCGGGAGCGCAAGGAGGTGGCGGCAGCGGGTCTTGCGATCGAGACCGTCACCGGTGACGGCATCGGCGAGGAACACCGGGACGCGCTCTGGCGGTTTTACCGCTCGACGCACCTCATGCGGGGATCGCCGGGCTACCTGACGCGGGGATTTTTCGAGCGGATTTTCGATACCTTCCGGCACCGGATGGCCGTGGTTACGGCCCGCGAGCGCGGCGAGATCGTCGCCGGGACGCTGAATTTCCAGAAAGGCGGAAAGCTGTACGGCCGCTACTGGGGTTCCAGCCGCCACATCCCGTTTCTCCACTTCGAGCTCTGTTTCTACCGCCTGATCGATTTCGCCATCGAAAACGGCATCCGGCTGTTCGAGGCAGGGGCGCAGGGCGAGCACAAGTTCCTGAGGGGATTTCCGGCCCGCCCCACCTGCAGCAGCCACTGGATCGCAGACGCCGGAGCGCGGGCGGCCATTGGGGAATTCCTTGGCAGGGAGCGGGTTGCGGTCGAGCGGACGATCACCGGCTATAATGCGGTGTCGCCCCTCAAGCGGGTGCGCGGGACGGCGGATGGCCCGGACGGTACCCCGCCGCCCCCGGACCGGGAAACCGGATACGCCGGAGAAGAATGACCAGGAAGCCATGAGCAGCAGCATCCGGCGGGAAACCCGCCACGACACGGCAGTGATTACCGAGGAGAAGGTCCGCACCCGGCGGCCCAACCGGTATGCGGTCGTCCTGCTGAATGACGACTATACTCCCATGGAGTTCGTCGTGTGGCTGTTGCAGACAGTGTTCCACAAGCCGCACGGCGAGGCGACGCGCCTCATGCTCGACGTCCACAACAAGGGGCGCGGCGTGTGCGGCGTGTATACCCTGGACGTGGCGCAGACCAAGGTGGACCGCGTGCACGCCATCGCCCGCCAGCACGAGCACCCGCTCCAGGCGGTTATCGAGGCCGAGGAAGGAGACGAGACATGAAGGTCTCCGAGGAACTGCAGCAGACGCTCCGGCGCGCCTTCGAGACCGCCGAGCGGCAGCGGCACGAATACGTGACGCTGGAGCATCTCCTGCTCGCGCTGACCGAAGACCCCAGGGCGCGGGACATCCTCATCCACTGTGGCGGCGACATCGACCTGATCCGCGCGGAGATTCTCTCGTTCCTGGACAACGAAATGACCGTGATACCGGAAGGAACCGACGGCGAGCCGGAATACACCCTTGGCTTCCGGTCGGTGATCCAGCGGGCGGCGGGGCATGTGGAGTCGGCCGGCAAGCCCCTGCTGGACGGCGGGAACGTGCTCGCCGCCCTCCTGCGCGAGCGCGAATCGCACGCGGTCTTCGTGCTGGAAAAGCACGGCATCACGCGGCTCTCCGTCATACAGTATCTCTCCCACGGGATCGCCCGGTCGAACCTGCCGGTGCCACGCCCGGCCGGGGCTCCCGGCGCCGGAGAGGACGAGGAGACGCTCGGCGACCCCCTCACCCGGTTCTGCACGAACCTGAACGAGCGGGCCCGCGCCGGAAAGATAGACCCGATGGTGGGACGCGGCGCGGAGATCGAGCGTCTCGTGCACATCCTTTCCCGCCGCCGGAAGAACAACCCGGTTCTTGTGGGAGACGCCGGGGTCGGCAAGACGGCGATCGTCGAGGGGCTTGCGCTCCGCATCGTGAAGGGCGAAGTGCCCGAGGGGCTGAAGAACTGCACGATCCACGCGCTCGACATGGCGGGACTCCTGGCGGGGACCAAGTTCCGGGGCGAGTTCGAGGAACGCCTCAAGGCCGTCGTCGAGGCACTCAAGGGCGATCCCGGCAGCGTGCTGTTCGTGGACGAAATCCACACGATCATCGGCGCCGGGGCCGCCTCCGGCGGCACGCTGGACGCCTCGAACCTGCTCAAGCCCGCACTCGCCAACGGCGAGATCAAGTGCATCGGCACCACCACCTACAAGGAGTTCCGGCAGATCTTCGAGCGCGACCATGCCCTCGCCCGCCGGTTCCAGCGCATTGACGTGCGCGAGCCCACGGAAGCGGAGGCGGTCGAGATCCTCGAAGGGCTGAAGAAGCACTACGAGGATTT includes the following:
- a CDS encoding N-acetyltransferase, with product MNPPETSGARQGTPRIRIVDSVAGIEAARWDRCVDEANPFLEHGFLLALEESRSVGPGTGWLPRHLTLWDGDELMGAVPCYLRDDSWGEFIFDFQWAGAYERWGLPYYPKLTAAAPFTPATGGRLLVNPGYRFEEASGMLLDGLVQLTAETGASSAHILFLTAREQQAAAAHGFLSRLSYQFHWENPGYRTFDDYLGELRSQKRKHIRRERKEVAAAGLAIETVTGDGIGEEHRDALWRFYRSTHLMRGSPGYLTRGFFERIFDTFRHRMAVVTARERGEIVAGTLNFQKGGKLYGRYWGSSRHIPFLHFELCFYRLIDFAIENGIRLFEAGAQGEHKFLRGFPARPTCSSHWIADAGARAAIGEFLGRERVAVERTITGYNAVSPLKRVRGTADGPDGTPPPPDRETGYAGEE
- the clpS gene encoding ATP-dependent Clp protease adapter ClpS; protein product: MSSSIRRETRHDTAVITEEKVRTRRPNRYAVVLLNDDYTPMEFVVWLLQTVFHKPHGEATRLMLDVHNKGRGVCGVYTLDVAQTKVDRVHAIARQHEHPLQAVIEAEEGDET